In the Deinococcus yavapaiensis KR-236 genome, CCGAAGATCTCGGCGGCGCCACGATGCACGCCGAGATCGCCGGAACGGTCGACTACAAGGAGCCCGACGACGACGCGGCCTTAAGGCGTGTGCGCGACCTCGCCGAGATGTACGCGCGAGGTGACCCCGCTCCCTGGGCGAGGCGCCGCAAAGAGGCGGCCGAGCCGACGACGCGAGACCTCACCGACCTCGTTTCCTTCGACGGCGCCAAGCCGTACGACGTGCGCGACCTCATTCGCGCGCTCGCGGACGGCGGCGACTTTCACGAGTTCAAAGCGGATTGGGGACAGACGCTCGTGTGCGGCTTCGCGCGGCTCGGTGGGTACCCCGTGGGGTTCGTGGCGAATCAGCGGCTCGTGATCAAGAAGAAGTTGAAGTCGGGCGGCGTGCCGGGCTTGTCGAGCCGCATCGAAGTCGGCGGCGTCATCTACGCGGACGCGGCGGACAAGGCGGCACGCTTCATTCTCGACGCGAACCAGGCGGGCGTACCCCTGATCTTCTTGTCGGACGTCACGGGCTTCATGGTGGGCCGAGATTCGGAGCAAGAAGGCATCATTCGGCGCGGCGCGAAGATGGTGAACGCCGTGAGCAACAGCGTCGTGCCGAAGATCACGGTCATCACCGGGGGCAGCTTCGGCGCCGGGAACTACGCGATGAGCGGCAAGGCGTACGCGCCGCGCTTCCTGTTCGCGTGGCCGAGCGCCAAGTACGCCGTCATGAGCGGCAACGCCGCCGCCAAGACTTTGCTCGACATCCAACTGGCCGCCCTCAAGCGCGCGGGACACGAGCCGAACGACGAGGAGCTTCAAGCGCTCTTCGAGGAAGTCAAGGCGAAGTACGGTCGCGAGCTCGATCCACGTTACGCCGCCGCCCGCTTGTGGGTCGACGAGATCATCCGGCCGAACGACACGCGCGAGCGCCTCGTCCGCGCGCTCGAAGCGTGCGCGCAAAATCCGGTGCAAGAGGAATTGAAGGTCGGCGTCTTCCAAGTGTGACGCCCGAGCAAGGAACACCGGCGACCCGAGGGTCGCCGGTGTTCCTTGCTCGCGGTGTTCTTACGGAGTGACGGTCGTGGGCTCGGAGGCGCTCGTGGTGATCACGAGGTTCGAGGTGACGCCCGTCGCGGTTCCGGTGAAGGTCGAGTTCGTCGACGTCGTGGCGGTGATGGTGCTGGGCACGTTCACGGTCGTCACGATGAACAAGGCCGCTCCGGGAGCGAGGGTGCGCGTGTTGGCGAGCGTCACGGTTTGGCTGCCGCCCACGCCTGCCGTCACCGTGTAATCGGTGCCCGCCGTGAGAAGCTGACCGGCCGTGGGCGCGCTGGTGATCGCGCCGTTCGCGCCGCGCGTGGGATTCGGGTCGAGATAGACTTGCGTCGCGCCCGCCGCGACGGTGAAGAGGTTCGCTCCGCCCGCTTGCGGCGTGCCGAAGTTGAAGACAATCGGCGAGAGACGCAGATTTTCGTTCGAGAGCTGTTCGTTGCTGATCGTCGCGGTGTAGACGGTGCTTCCACCGGCGCGCACCGGATCGTTGGCGTCGATGAGCGTCGTTTGGGCGGCCGAGAACGCGCGGACGTTCACGCAGGTCGTCACGGGATTGCCGTTGATGTTCACGACGTTCGTGGAGGTGACGGTCGCGACGTTGCAGTACTGACCGGCTCCCGCGCCCGCCGGGATGGTGCTGTTCAGCGTGAAGGTCAAGGTGCCGCCCGCCGGAATCGTCACGGGGCCGTTGATGCTGGCGGTATTGGTGCCACCGTTGAAGGTGGAGGTACCCGGGGTGGTCGTTCCCGTGAGGGTGTACGAACCGCTGCCGAAGTTCACGAAGGCGCCGTTGGCGCCGAGGCGCGCGAGCAAGTCTTGCACGTTCACGCCCGTCGCGGCGGCTCCGCCCGTGTTGCGCACGGTCACCGTGGAGGTGTAGGTGTCGCCGGGGTTGAGGGTGACGGTTCCGTTGTTCGCCGTCGTCTGGTTACCGGCCGTGTTGACCTTCGTGACGCTGAGGGACGGCGTGACGACCGTGAGGCAGATTTCTTGGGAGATGCCTTGGCTCGTCGTGCCAGTGGCGCCGCTGAACGAGCCCGTGTCGCAGTACACGCCGTCCGCGTTGGCCTGCACCGCGAAGTCGAAGTTCTGCGAGGCGCCCACGGCGAGGTTGGCGATGGTGGCGGTGAAGCCGTCGTTGTCGTTGGCCGTCGCGCCCGTCGGGAGGGTGGCGCTGTACGCGGTGTTGTTGCCCGTGCTCGTCGTGCCGTTGACGCGCGTGAGGTTCTCGGCGACGGTGACGTTCGTGGCCGGGGCGTTCCCGTTGTTCGTGACGGTGAGACGCACGCGCTGCGCGGCGTTCGCCGTGACGGTAGCGGAGTTGCCCAGGACGTTGCCGTTCGCGTCGAGGAATTGCTTCGTGATGGTGAGGCTGGGCGCCGTGACGGTCAGGCAGGCGCGCGACGTGTTGTTCGCGGCGGGCGTGACCGTACCGAAGGCGCCGTTCGTGTAGCTGACGAGGGTGGCCACGTCGCAGTACACGCCGACCGAAGTCGCCGACACGGGCACCGTGAAGGTGCGGCTGGCGCCCGCCGCGAGGTCGAAGGTCGCGTTGAAGCCGTCGTTGTCCTGAGCGGCCGTCGCGCCCGTCGGCAACGTGCCGATGCTGTAGTTCGCGGCGTTCGTGCCCGTGACGTCGAGGCGGTCTTGCAGCTGGACGCCCGTGGCGGGACCTTGGCCGGTGTTGGTGATCGTGATGGTGGCCGTGCGCGTTTGGTTGAGTCCGGCCGAGCCGTTGTCGAACGTCTTCGTGATGGTGAGGTTGGCGCTCGGCGCGAAGGTCTTGTTGAGCACCGCCTTGCCGATCTCGGTGCCGCCGACGCTGGCGACGGCGACGACTTGCGCGGTCGCGTTCGCGTTGGGGCTGAACAGCGTCACCCACGAGAAGCCGTCCGTGTCGGGCGAGCCGACGCCGGTGAGGTTGAACAAGGGGAAGTCGCCGCTGGCGACCGGGAAGCGCGCGTTGGTGCCCGTCGCCCGGTTCGTGGTGGTGTCGGCTTGCAAGCCCGCCGCGCCGATCGAGAGCGGTAGGGCGACGTTTCCGCCGTTCGCGCCGCCCGAGTAGCCGGGCGCGTTGTTGCCGTCATCCGCCGCCGTGAAGATCGTGCCGCCCGTGCGGTCCACGATGTTCCAGCGAACGTCGGCGCCCACGACCGGGAAGTAGTTCGTACCGTCGGGCGAGAACATGACCATGCCCGCCGCGAGGTTCTGCGTCCGGCTCGGCGCCGTCTCGGTCTGCTCTGCCGTCGTGGGCGCGGCCGCGCCGGGCGTAGCGAGGTTGATGCCCGTGTTGGGAACGTCTTGCAGCCACGCGAAGAAGCGGAAGCGGCTTTGATCGACTTGGCCGTTGGTGCCCACGGGAATCGCCGTGAGTTGCGGCGCGCCGTTCACGGTGCGAACGTAGAACGCGCCGCCCGAAGTCGTCACGGCTTGCAAGGTGGGCGCGTTGAGGCTCGTCGCTTGACCTGCCGTGATCGTGAAGGGCAGCGTCTGGGTCACGAAGCCCGCGCGTGAAAACTCGATGGTGTACGAGCCTGGCGTGAGGGTCGTTCCGTTTTGCACTTGACCCGAGCCGTTGCGTACGACGTAGGAATAGCCGTTCGGATTGGTGAGGGTCAGTGTTCCCGTCGTGTTGGTGATCGGCGGGTTGGTACTGGTGCCGGTTTGACCGCAGGCGGTGAGCGCCAAGATCCCGGTCACGACGAGCATTAACGTGGGTTTCTTCATAAGTCCTCCTGAAAAGGTGTTGCACGACGCGAGATGAACGATGGAGGACGGTCGAATGAACGTCCTGTACTCGGCAATGATTCTGTTATTGGGGCTTCATCGCTTCTTCGAGTCTATTGACCTCGTGCTTGTACAGATAAGCAACTTGTTCATAAAAAACTTGTCAGTAGGACAGATGCACTTAATGAGCCGATTAATTAGAGAACCAGCGCACTAAATCCAGGCTTTCCCATCATTCACATATTCCGATTTCTTATTCGATACTCCACGTTCCCGGCCTACGGCGACGCCGTCGCTTCCCTTAGGATCGAAGCATGAACAAGCATTTGGCGAGAATTGCCGACTTCCTTGCGACTCTGGGCTGCCGCGCCGACCTGACAGATCAAAACGACGCTCTGCTGGTGCAATACCCGCTCGAGCATCCGGGCCAGACGTTGCCGTTCTTCTTGGAAGTCGATGAGGTCGCCGTCGATCAATTCGCCCTGCACGTCGAGGTGACGTTTCCACAGCCTCTCCCGCCCGGACGTGACGACCTCAACGTGTACGCGCTCACCTACGCGAACCTCGCGAACCGCGAAATGGAACTTGCCCGCTGCTTCGTGGTGCCCGACTACGGCGACCAAGCGTTGCCCGAAGACGACGAGGTCGACCCGGGGTCCTTGCCGTCCCCGCTGGAGTTCGAGCTCACGGTCGAAGCCAACTTCTTCCTGGCGGGCCTCAAGCAGACGCACTTCAAGTTGATGTCGCTGCACTTGGAGGCGTTCGTGGACGACGCCTTGCTCGCCTCCGCGAACTTCGCCGACATCTTCGAGACGGACGAAGACGGGCCCGAGGATTCAAGTGATCGAGAGGAATAACTCGGCGCTCGGACACAGGTCGCGCAAAACGCACGCCGCGCACTTCGGACGCTGAGCGGTGCACGTTTCGCGCCCGTGGCGAATCATCGAGACGTGGTAGCCGTACTTGGCGGCCCAAGTGTTCGCGAGCGCCGACGCGTACCATGCCTCGGTCCTCGGCGCGCTCCACGTGGCGGGCACGAGCATCAGCCGCTTCGAGATCCGGTGCAGGTGCGTGTCGACGGGCATGGCAGGACGAACGAGCTCGAAGATCATGACGCAGCTCGCCGTTTTCGGCCCGACCCCTGGCAAGGACTCCAGTCGGGCGCGCGCTTCCTCGTCGCTCAACGCGTGCAAATCGCGCAGCGTCACGTCGCCTCGCTCGCTCAAGGTGTGCACGACGTTCCAGATGTAATCGGCCTTCACGCGCGACAAGCCGCCGCCCGCCGTCTTCAGGACGTCTTCGATCGCGTCGGGCCCGGCTACGAGGGCTTGCTCCCACGATCCGAAGGCCGACTTGAGGGCGGCGAATTGACGGCGCGTGATCGGCGCGGTGTTCTGCTGACTCAGAATCGTTTCGATGAGGCCGTCGAGCGGCTCGGGATCGCGGCGCAGGGTCGGCAACGTGGGTAGGTAACGCGCTCGAACGCGAGCGTGAATTTCAGGCAGAAGCGCTCGCTGCGACACCACGAGGTCGTCGAGGAGCGGTTCTCGTCTTGCCGAGGCTTTTTTGGCCGTCACTGCACGCGGCGCGAGAGTTTGTTGCCCGCCGCGTCCGTCACGACGATATCGACGTAGATGCCGGTCGCCTCGGCGTAGAAGGGGACGCGGCGTCCGGGATTGATCGTGAGGCGGCTTCCGTCCATGGTGATCGAGGCGACCTTGACGTCGTCGGTGGCGGTTCCCGTCACGCGCAGCGTTTTTCCTTCCTTCTCGAATTTCGTGATCTCCAACTTCGGCGGAGTCGGGTCGAAGCGCAGCGGCAAGTCCACGGTGACGCTTTTTCCGCTCGTGTCCGTCGCCTTGATGGTGTAGTTCGTGCGGTTCGACGCGATGTCCGTGCGGAACTCGAACGCGGCGATCTTCGAGCTCCCCGCCGTCGGGAGGGGGCGCCCGTTCACGAGCAGTTCCGCGACGCCGTGATCGTCCATCGCGAAGCCCTTGACGATCGTCGACGCTTGACGCGACACCGAGCCCGCCTCGGGCTCGGTGATGACGATGCGGGGCCGGAACGTGTCGGCTTCACGGGTGCAGCTCGCCAGCAGGGCGCTCACGGTCAACGCCGCCGCCACTCGGGCGATGCGGACTTGCGGGAAGCGCGGCATGACGGGAGTATAGTGCAACGTCGCCGTCACGCGACGAGATCGCCTGCGAGCCCTTATGACGAAATCCCCCATCCTTCCCGCTCCGCCTCCGACCCTCATTCGCGTGCCCGAGGGAACGCGCGACGTTTTGCCACGCGAGTGGTCCTTTCGCGCCCACTTGACGCACACGTTGCAAAGCACGTTCGATCGCTGGGGTTACCAGGGCGTGAGCGTTCCCGCCTTGGAGCTTCAAAACGCCGCCCATCCACGAGACGCCCGCGCCTTCAAGCTGATCGACCGCGACGGGGCCGTGCTGTCATTGCGCAGCGAGTTCACGACCGCGATCGGACGGCTCGTGCGCACGCGTTTTCCGAGCGAGCCGTACCCGCTTCGCTTGCAGTACGAAGGCAAGCTGTGGCTGCGCTCGCAAGACAGCGACATGTTGCGCCTGCGCGAATTCACGCAGCTCGGCGTGGAACTCGTCGGCATCTCGAGCGCCCGCGCGGACGCAGAGTTGCTGTCGCTCGCGACCGCCGCGCTCGACAGCGTGGGGCTCACGGCCCACTTGGAAGTCGGCTTTCCCGGCTTCGTGGACGCCGTCTTAGAGGACGCGGACGTGAGCGGCGAGGAGCGCGAAGCTTTGCACGAAGCGATCGACCGCAAGGCGATGCCCGAAGTGCAGGCCCTGTTGCGCGAGCGGACGCTGAGCCGCGACGCCCTGTCGACGGTGCTGGCCCTGCCCGAATTGTACGGCGGGCCGGACGTGCTGACAGAAGCGCGCAAGCTTCCTTTGGGCCCGAACGCGAGCGCGGCCCTCGACCGCCTCGACGAGATCGCCGCGCGCTACGGACGAGCGTTGCTGTTCGACCTCGGCATGTCGCGACGGTACACGTACTACACCGGCTTCACGTTCCGCGCGTATGCCGAGGGCGCCAAGGAGCCCATCGTGAGCGGAGGGCGCTACGACGCGGGCATTCCCGGCGCGGGCTTCGCGTTGGGCTTGGAGCGCCTCACGTTCGCCCTCGGTGGGCCTCCCGCCGAAGCGGAGCGTGTTCTCGCGCTCGACGAGGCGTCGGCGGCTTGGGCGCGGGCGCGCGGCGTGAACGCCGAGCTCGCCTGGACCGAGGACGCGGCGGAACTGCTGGCGTACGCGCGGGCGCGCGGCATTTCGCGCGTCGTGCGCGACGAAGCGTTCGAGCCCGTGGAGGCGCTCTCGTGACAAGCCTCACCTTGGCGTTGCCGAAAGGCCGCATGTTCGAGGAAAGCGCGACGTTGCTGCGTCGCGCGGGTCTCGCCATCGACGTGCCCCGCGGCGGTCGGGCGTTGCGGCACGCCTTCGAGCAACCCGATGGAAGCGTCCTGACGGTCTTGGAACTTCGCAACTCCGACGTGCCCGCGTACGTGGATCTCGGCGTGGCGGACGCGGGCGTCGTCGGCAAGGACGTGTTGATGGAAGCGGGGCGCGACGTGTACGAACCGCTCGACCTCGGCTTCGGCGCGTGCCGCTTGTCGCTCATTCGCGAGCGCGGCGCGGCGAGCGAAATTCTGCGCATCGCCTCGAAGTACCCGAGGCTCGCCGCCGCCTTCGCGCACGAGCGCGGCCTCGCGGCGGAAGTCGTGAAGCTCAGCGGCAACATCGAACTCGCCTGCCTCACGGGCCTGGCGGACGCCGTCGTCGACATCGTGCAGACGGGGTCGACGCTGCGCGCCAACGACCTCGAGGAAGTCGAGGTGCTCGCCACGTCGAGCGCGCGCTTCGTCGTGAACCGCACGGCCCTGAAGCTCAAGCGCGACAGGCTGCGGCCGCTCGTCATGTCGCTGCGCGCCGTGTTGGAGGGCTCGGCGCCGACTTGAGCGCGAGCACGTCCCCGGCGAGTCCGTGACTCGCCGAGCATGGACGTCAGTTCAATCGGGCGCCGCTGTCGTTCGCGCTTTCCAAGCTGGCGATCACCTCGCGCAGAGGCGACGCGTCCTCGGGCGACACGCCGTAGCGCTCGGCGAGATAGAACGCCACCCACAAGGCGAAGTACCACGTCGCCAACCCGCCCGAGTACCCGCCGACGCCCTCGGGGTACGGCACGAAGATGACCTCGTCCACGCGCGTTTGCAGCACTTCGCGCGCGATGGCCATCTCGTCGTCTTCCTCTCCGAGGATGAGCGCCACGCGGTTATCTCCCGACTCGTGACGCGCTTCGAACGCGCCGGTCAGAATGTACAGAGCGTCGCGCTCCACGGGCACCGACAGGCTCTTGCCGACGCGGGCGAGGGCGAGTTGCCACGCCCACACGAGGAAGGCGTCCTGATCCGGCGCGAGCAGCAGAGGCGTGCGAGTCCACAGCGACCAGGCCAGGTCGCGCGCGGGGTTGCCCTCTTGCACTTCGGGCACGCAACGGTCGCGCACGCCCGCCAAGAGGCGCTCCGCTTCTTGCGCCTCGTCCGCGTGTCCGGTGGCGTACGCCACGCGCTGAGCGAAGTGATAGGTGGCGGTCACCCCTCGCTCCACGAGGCCCGCTAGTTTGTCGAGCTCGCCGCCGCCGAAGCGAAGCGCTTTCGCGCCGCTCACCTCGGCGAGGCGCATGTAATCCTCGGCCGACGCTTCCCACTCCGTGGAGGTCAAGACGAATTGCGTGCCTTCGCGTGTGAGGCGGCGGTCGACGAGCGACTGCAGCAGTTCCGCCGCGAGCGCTCCCTCGCCCAGACCGATCACGCCGAAGGGGCCGTCCTGCGCGGGATACGCCTCGGCCGAGCCGGGCAGGTTTCGAAGTTCGGATTGCAGATTCGTCATCACATCCTCCTTTTTCCGGCTCGTTTCGAAGCCGTTGATGGGGTTCCAGGCAGCTCAAGCGGGCTTCATCCGCCCTTGAATCACCGTGCTAGAATCCTCGGCGTGCTGATTGTGGCAACAAAAAACACCACCTTGTCGGTGGTGTTTGTGGCGCGCCCGACAGGATTCGAACCTGTGGCCTTTGGCTCCGGAGGCCAACGCTCTATCCGGCTGAGCTACGGGCGCAAAGCGCGGCAAGCCTAGCACGGTGCCAGGAGGAAGTCAAGTGAACCAGAAAGTTATCGTACGCGTCCTACTCGGGGTTTTGGCCCTGTTGCTCGTCGCCGGTCTCGCCGTGCAGGTCCCGGGGATCAGCAACTTCAGCTTCAGCCGAAACCAAGGGACGCCCGCCTTGCGCGTCAACGGTCAGACCGTCACCGCCGAAGAGCTCGACCGAGTGCGCCAAGGCAACCAAGTGCTGTCGTCCGTGCGTGAAGGCGCGCTCGGCGAGGACTTCAAGACGGTCGTCGTCGATCAGAAGGTGCAGCAAGTTCTGCTCGCGCAAGCAGCGAAGGACATCGACATCAAGCGAGCGGACGTCAACGAAGAAGTTCGCAAGATTCGCGAGCAGAACAACCTCACCGAGAACAAGGCCTGGACGGACGCGCTCTCGCGCTTCGGGTACACCGACGCCTCCTTCCGTGACGAGACGCGCACGCAACTCGCCATCCAAAAGAAGCTCGAGCAGATTCGTGCGTCGGCCGCCAAGCCTACCGACGCGGAAGTCCAGCTTTACTACGACCTCAATCCCGACGCCTTCAAGACCGAGCCGCGGGTCGTGGGGCGTCAGATCGTCGTGTCCGACCAGAAAAAAGCCCAAGCGCTCCTTAAGCAGGCGCAAGGCGGCGCGGACTTCGCGAAGCTCGCCTCCGAGAACAGCCTCGAAGGCAAGGACAAGGGCGGCGCCCTTGGTGACGTCGAAAACGGCAAGCCGCGTCCCGTCGCCGCCGTCGCGTTGCCTCAGGAAGTCGCGACCGCCGCGTTCGCCCTCACCAAGGGCGGCCTCACGGACGTCGTGAAGTCGGGCGATCGCTACTACATCGTGAAAGTCGAGCAGTACCTGCCCGCCGGCACGCGTTCGTTCAGCGAAGCGCGCGCCGACGCCGAGAAGGCCGTCGCCGACCAGAAGAAGAACGCCGCGCTCGAGACGTGGTTCGACGGCGTCGTCAAGAACGCCAAGGTCGAAGTGCTCGACAAGAGCTGGGACTACTTCGACCCCACGGTCGCCACGGTCAACGGGCAAAACATCCGCTACGCGACGGTGGTCGGCACCATCGCCGCCAATCCGCAAATCAGCCAAGTGCTCGCGCAGGGCGAGCAGGCCACCCAGTTCATCAACGGCTTTTTCAAGCCCAGCGTCGTCCAGAGCCTTATCGAGCAGTACGCGGCGCCCACCATCGTCAAGAACCTCAAGGTTCCGCTCGCCGGAAGCCGCGGCGAACTGCTGCAAGGGCTGCAGGCGTACGGAGCGCGCGACGTAAAGGTCACGGACGCCGAGATTCGCGCGGAGTACGAGAAGCAGAAGGCGAACTACGCCACGCCCGCCAGCGCGAACGTCAGCGAGGCCGTCTTCGCCGACCGCGCCAAGGCCACGGCGTTTCGCGACAGCCTCATCGGCAAGAGCGTCACGACCTTCACGACGCTCGCTTCCAAGGCGGGCGGCACGGTGGCCGAGCGGGGCGCGGTCACGCAAGGCGACGGCAAGCTGGGAACCGAGATCGACGCGGCCGTGTTCGGCGCGAAGGCCAAGCTCGCGGGCGTCGGTGAAGGCAGCGTCACGGACGTCGTGCAGACGGGCAATCGCTACAGCATCGGGTTCGTGAAGGACCTCGTGAAGGCGAGCACCAAGAGCTTCGACGAGGTGCGAGAAGAACTGCGCTCGCAGCTTCTGCAGCAAAAGCGTCAAACGACGGGCCAAACGTTCGTCACGGCGCAGCTGAAGAGCTTCAAGGTTCAGAACAACCTGCAAAAGGTCGTCGCGGATCTCGACAAGCGTGCCGCGGCCAACGCTCCGAAGACGCCCGCGGGGCAAACGAACGCGACGCCGCAAAACGGCTCGTCCGATAC is a window encoding:
- a CDS encoding endonuclease III domain-containing protein, giving the protein MTAKKASARREPLLDDLVVSQRALLPEIHARVRARYLPTLPTLRRDPEPLDGLIETILSQQNTAPITRRQFAALKSAFGSWEQALVAGPDAIEDVLKTAGGGLSRVKADYIWNVVHTLSERGDVTLRDLHALSDEEARARLESLPGVGPKTASCVMIFELVRPAMPVDTHLHRISKRLMLVPATWSAPRTEAWYASALANTWAAKYGYHVSMIRHGRETCTAQRPKCAACVLRDLCPSAELFLSIT
- a CDS encoding SIS domain-containing protein, encoding MTNLQSELRNLPGSAEAYPAQDGPFGVIGLGEGALAAELLQSLVDRRLTREGTQFVLTSTEWEASAEDYMRLAEVSGAKALRFGGGELDKLAGLVERGVTATYHFAQRVAYATGHADEAQEAERLLAGVRDRCVPEVQEGNPARDLAWSLWTRTPLLLAPDQDAFLVWAWQLALARVGKSLSVPVERDALYILTGAFEARHESGDNRVALILGEEDDEMAIAREVLQTRVDEVIFVPYPEGVGGYSGGLATWYFALWVAFYLAERYGVSPEDASPLREVIASLESANDSGARLN
- the hisG gene encoding ATP phosphoribosyltransferase, with translation MTSLTLALPKGRMFEESATLLRRAGLAIDVPRGGRALRHAFEQPDGSVLTVLELRNSDVPAYVDLGVADAGVVGKDVLMEAGRDVYEPLDLGFGACRLSLIRERGAASEILRIASKYPRLAAAFAHERGLAAEVVKLSGNIELACLTGLADAVVDIVQTGSTLRANDLEEVEVLATSSARFVVNRTALKLKRDRLRPLVMSLRAVLEGSAPT
- the hisZ gene encoding ATP phosphoribosyltransferase regulatory subunit, with product MTKSPILPAPPPTLIRVPEGTRDVLPREWSFRAHLTHTLQSTFDRWGYQGVSVPALELQNAAHPRDARAFKLIDRDGAVLSLRSEFTTAIGRLVRTRFPSEPYPLRLQYEGKLWLRSQDSDMLRLREFTQLGVELVGISSARADAELLSLATAALDSVGLTAHLEVGFPGFVDAVLEDADVSGEEREALHEAIDRKAMPEVQALLRERTLSRDALSTVLALPELYGGPDVLTEARKLPLGPNASAALDRLDEIAARYGRALLFDLGMSRRYTYYTGFTFRAYAEGAKEPIVSGGRYDAGIPGAGFALGLERLTFALGGPPAEAERVLALDEASAAWARARGVNAELAWTEDAAELLAYARARGISRVVRDEAFEPVEALS
- a CDS encoding peptidylprolyl isomerase, whose protein sequence is MNQKVIVRVLLGVLALLLVAGLAVQVPGISNFSFSRNQGTPALRVNGQTVTAEELDRVRQGNQVLSSVREGALGEDFKTVVVDQKVQQVLLAQAAKDIDIKRADVNEEVRKIREQNNLTENKAWTDALSRFGYTDASFRDETRTQLAIQKKLEQIRASAAKPTDAEVQLYYDLNPDAFKTEPRVVGRQIVVSDQKKAQALLKQAQGGADFAKLASENSLEGKDKGGALGDVENGKPRPVAAVALPQEVATAAFALTKGGLTDVVKSGDRYYIVKVEQYLPAGTRSFSEARADAEKAVADQKKNAALETWFDGVVKNAKVEVLDKSWDYFDPTVATVNGQNIRYATVVGTIAANPQISQVLAQGEQATQFINGFFKPSVVQSLIEQYAAPTIVKNLKVPLAGSRGELLQGLQAYGARDVKVTDAEIRAEYEKQKANYATPASANVSEAVFADRAKATAFRDSLIGKSVTTFTTLASKAGGTVAERGAVTQGDGKLGTEIDAAVFGAKAKLAGVGEGSVTDVVQTGNRYSIGFVKDLVKASTKSFDEVREELRSQLLQQKRQTTGQTFVTAQLKSFKVQNNLQKVVADLDKRAAANAPKTPAGQTNATPQNGSSDTNTNSGTGTTSNDGTKQP
- a CDS encoding acyl-CoA carboxylase subunit beta; the protein is MTSINGAWQDALSRLAADLETVRQGGGRKAAARQHDKGRLTARERIARLVDDGTPFDELMTFAGWDMYEEAGGCPSGGTVVGIGQIGGRPWMIVANDATVKAGAFFPITAKKVIRAQTIALENRLPVVYLVDSAGVYLPMQDEIFPDQDDFGRVFYLNARLSALGVPQIAAIMGNCVAGGAYLPVMCDTLIMTEGSGLYLAGPALVKAAIGQVVDSEDLGGATMHAEIAGTVDYKEPDDDAALRRVRDLAEMYARGDPAPWARRRKEAAEPTTRDLTDLVSFDGAKPYDVRDLIRALADGGDFHEFKADWGQTLVCGFARLGGYPVGFVANQRLVIKKKLKSGGVPGLSSRIEVGGVIYADAADKAARFILDANQAGVPLIFLSDVTGFMVGRDSEQEGIIRRGAKMVNAVSNSVVPKITVITGGSFGAGNYAMSGKAYAPRFLFAWPSAKYAVMSGNAAAKTLLDIQLAALKRAGHEPNDEELQALFEEVKAKYGRELDPRYAAARLWVDEIIRPNDTRERLVRALEACAQNPVQEELKVGVFQV
- a CDS encoding beta strand repeat-containing protein, with the translated sequence MKKPTLMLVVTGILALTACGQTGTSTNPPITNTTGTLTLTNPNGYSYVVRNGSGQVQNGTTLTPGSYTIEFSRAGFVTQTLPFTITAGQATSLNAPTLQAVTTSGGAFYVRTVNGAPQLTAIPVGTNGQVDQSRFRFFAWLQDVPNTGINLATPGAAAPTTAEQTETAPSRTQNLAAGMVMFSPDGTNYFPVVGADVRWNIVDRTGGTIFTAADDGNNAPGYSGGANGGNVALPLSIGAAGLQADTTTNRATGTNARFPVASGDFPLFNLTGVGSPDTDGFSWVTLFSPNANATAQVVAVASVGGTEIGKAVLNKTFAPSANLTITKTFDNGSAGLNQTRTATITITNTGQGPATGVQLQDRLDVTGTNAANYSIGTLPTGATAAQDNDGFNATFDLAAGASRTFTVPVSATSVGVYCDVATLVSYTNGAFGTVTPAANNTSRACLTVTAPSLTITKQFLDANGNVLGNSATVTANAAQRVRLTVTNNGNAPATNVTVAENLTRVNGTTSTGNNTAYSATLPTGATANDNDGFTATIANLAVGASQNFDFAVQANADGVYCDTGSFSGATGTTSQGISQEICLTVVTPSLSVTKVNTAGNQTTANNGTVTLNPGDTYTSTVTVRNTGGAAATGVNVQDLLARLGANGAFVNFGSGSYTLTGTTTPGTSTFNGGTNTASINGPVTIPAGGTLTFTLNSTIPAGAGAGQYCNVATVTSTNVVNINGNPVTTCVNVRAFSAAQTTLIDANDPVRAGGSTVYTATISNEQLSNENLRLSPIVFNFGTPQAGGANLFTVAAGATQVYLDPNPTRGANGAITSAPTAGQLLTAGTDYTVTAGVGGSQTVTLANTRTLAPGAALFIVTTVNVPSTITATTSTNSTFTGTATGVTSNLVITTSASEPTTVTP